The following is a genomic window from Acidobacteriota bacterium.
AGGACTGATCGCCGCGACGACCGGTGCCAACGCGGGCATCGGCGGCTCGCTCGTGACGACGCTCGCACTCGGGATCCCGGGCGATTCGGCGGCGGCCGTGTTGATCGGCGCGCTGCTGATGCACGGCCTGCAGCCAGGCCCGCTGCTGTTCCGCAATCGTCCGGACCTGGTCGCCACGATCGTCGCGCTCGTGTTCATGGCGTCGCTCATCACGCTCGTGTGGGGCCTCATCGGCGCGCGCGTGCTGGCGAAGATCCTCAGGATTCGCGATCAGTATCTGTGGGCCACGGTGCTGGCCGTCGCCCTCGGCGGCAGCTACGCGCTCAATCAGTCGACGGGCGATGTGTGGACGGCGCTCATCGCCGGTGTGTTCGGATTCCTGCTGCGACAACAGGGCTTCCCGATGGGACCGCTGGTGCTCGCGCTCATCCTCGGCCCGATGGCCGAGTCGAACCTGCGCCGCGCGCTCGCGCTGTCGGAAGGTTCGCTCGCGACATTCGTCACGCGCCCGATCTCGCTCCTGTTCCTGGTCCTCGCCGCCCTGACGCTCCTGTGGCCCCTCTTCTCCCGCAAGAGCACCGACAGCCGGCTTCCTGACTCGTCGGTCCCGGACGGCGACACGTTGTAGGGACGGGACCACCAAGGTGCGGCTACACCTGAACCTGCGCTACCTCCACACCGTCGCGGCGATGTAGCGTTCGGGGCCTGACTGGTCGTTGAAGTAGTACACCGACACGATGCGGCCGTCGGGGCGGATGACGGACCGGGGATAGCCGAGGTCCCAGTCCGCGGCGCCTTCACGCAGCGTGCGCGGCGACGACCACGTGACGCCCGCATCGTCGCTCGTCACCACGCAGATGCTGAACGGCGCGGCGCGCAACCCGTACACGCAGCAGAGACCTCCCGTTGCGAGCCGCAGCAGGCTTGCCGGATTGCCGCGGCCTGTATCGGCGACGACGATGCCGGCCGACGTCCATGTGAGGCCAGCATCACGACTGCGATAGCCCTCGACGTGATGCTGCGTGCCGTCGTTGCGCCTGATGGCGGTGTAGAGATGCCCGCCGCCCAGTGACACCGTCGACGGCATGATGCGATAGCCGTCGCTTTCGGGTCCGATCCAGCCGAGTCGCTCCCAGGTGAGCCCGCCGTCGCGCGTGCGCAGCGTGAGTGGACGGCCTTCCCTGCCGTTGGTCTTGAGCGCCGTGATGAACACCAGCAGTTCGCGCGGCCCGACGACGAGATGGTCGGTACGCGGATCGAGTCCCGGCGTGTCGAACGCGGGGATCTGATACGGCCCTGACCACTGGCGACCTCGATCGCGCCCGACGTACATCCACGCGCCGGGCGTGCCGTGCGAGGCGCGGAAGGTGAGTGCCAGTCCAGGCGACGTGAAGTCGAGCGGCGCTGACAACGTCTGCACAGTTGGGAGGCGCAGCGGCTCGCCCGTGACGGCGCGACGTTCGGGGCGCGGCGGCGGTTGCAGCGTCGCGGGGACTTCGAGCGCCCACGTGCGCCCGCCGTCGAGCGACCGCGACAGCACGTGCTGTTCACCGGCGGATCTGTCGATCGGGTGGCGATTCGGATCGCCCGTCTTCAACACGCCGGCCGTGAACCCGACGAGGATTTCGTCGCCCCAGTTCCAGATGCCGTGGTTGGCCGGCCACCCGCCGTAGCGCCCCTTCTCGCGCCAGACAGTGACGTGCTCGACGTCAGGCGCCGCCGACGTGCCGAGAAGGGCCGGGCTCGCAGAGCCGACCCTGCCAACGACGAGCAGACCGGAGGACGTGAAGAGAAACGCGCGTCGATTCATACCGTTCGCCAGGGGCTGGAGCCCCCGGCCTCCATTCGCCCGGTCGGTTGCCGGTTGCCCGTTGCCGGTTGCCGACCCCATCACCCCGCGCGCGTGAGACCGAGGACCTGTTGGACGCGTGCCAGCCAGCCTGGCGCCCAGGCCAGGTACGCGTCGCGCTGGGCGGCGCGGCGTGGCGAGAGGGGCAAGGGCGTCGGCCCGATGGCGAGCCCGCGCGCTTCGAGACCGACGCGGATTCCCCACGGCGTGGGGAACTGTCCCTGCTGCGCGAACAGCTCCTGCACGAGCGGTTGCAGCACATCGAGCGCGGCCGCGTCCTTCTCGCGCGCGGCGCGCATGAGCGCGAGCATCAACTCCGGATGCGCACCGGCCGTCCCCGAGATGACGCCATTCCATCCCGCCGTCATCGCCTCCACCAGCACCGCATCGTCGCCCACCATCAGCCGCCATGGCGCGCCGCCGCGCGCGTCGGCGAGTTGTGAAAGGCGATCGCGCTGGCCGCTGCTGTCCTTGATCCCGATGACGTGCGGCGCGTTCGTGAAGAGCCGCAGGATCGTCTCCGTGGCGAGCGGCGTGGTGAACGACGGCAGGTCGTAGAGCAGGACCGGACCGCCGATCGCGTCGGCGGCTTCCAGGCAGAACGCTTCCAGATCGTCCTGGGCGTACGGGAAGAACAGCGGCATCGAGAGCAGCACCGCGCGCGCGCCCG
Proteins encoded in this region:
- a CDS encoding exo-alpha-sialidase translates to MNRRAFLFTSSGLLVVGRVGSASPALLGTSAAPDVEHVTVWREKGRYGGWPANHGIWNWGDEILVGFTAGVLKTGDPNRHPIDRSAGEQHVLSRSLDGGRTWALEVPATLQPPPRPERRAVTGEPLRLPTVQTLSAPLDFTSPGLALTFRASHGTPGAWMYVGRDRGRQWSGPYQIPAFDTPGLDPRTDHLVVGPRELLVFITALKTNGREGRPLTLRTRDGGLTWERLGWIGPESDGYRIMPSTVSLGGGHLYTAIRRNDGTQHHVEGYRSRDAGLTWTSAGIVVADTGRGNPASLLRLATGGLCCVYGLRAAPFSICVVTSDDAGVTWSSPRTLREGAADWDLGYPRSVIRPDGRIVSVYYFNDQSGPERYIAATVWR
- a CDS encoding dihydrodipicolinate synthase family protein, whose protein sequence is MSDSAPETEALAPPSISGLYAAAVTPRTQAGSVDHAAFDRVLDLLLAAGVDGICLGGATAEYAHATREERVALIHRTAARVGSRFLVGIGAAAPLDVVPLGRTALDAGARAVLLSMPLFFPYAQDDLEAFCLEAADAIGGPVLLYDLPSFTTPLATETILRLFTNAPHVIGIKDSSGQRDRLSQLADARGGAPWRLMVGDDAVLVEAMTAGWNGVISGTAGAHPELMLALMRAAREKDAAALDVLQPLVQELFAQQGQFPTPWGIRVGLEARGLAIGPTPLPLSPRRAAQRDAYLAWAPGWLARVQQVLGLTRAG